The Mucilaginibacter rubeus genomic interval ACGATACTGAATGTGTAAAGGTCTTCTTCATCACGTTTGTAGTAAATTACTTTACCATTAGGGTCAATACAGGTAGAATCGCCGCTGTGATAAACTTCGTTGCCATCGTGGCCTACACGGTTAACCGCTATGATATATGATTGATTTTCAACGGCGCGCGCAGGTATCAGGGTACGCCAGTGTGCGGCCCTGCGCTCGGGCCAGTTAGCCACTACGATAAGCAGGTCGTACGCGTTTTCTTCAATGTTACGCAGCCACACCGGGAAACGGAGGTCATAACAGATCACCGGGCAAATTTTCCAGCCGTTTAGCTCAACAAAAAGTTTTTTGGTGCCGGCGGTGTAAGTATTATGCTCTTTACCAAGCGCAAACAGGTGACGTTTATCATAATGTTCATACGTGCCATCGGGGCGCATCCAAATGAGGCGGTTATAGTATTTGCCACCCTCTTCTATAATAATACTTCCGGTTATCACACAATCATACTGTTGGGCGGTTTTCTCCATCCATTGCATGGTTTTGCCATTCATGGGTTCGGCCAGTACCGCGGCATTCATGGTAAAGCCCGTGGTAAACATTTCGGGAAGTATAATGAGATCGGTTTTTTCGCGGATTCCGCCCGATAGCCTGAGTGTGATGTTCTGAAGGTTTTTATCGATATTTTCCCAAAAAAGGTAGCCTTGAAAAACAGTAATTTT includes:
- a CDS encoding amidohydrolase, which encodes MENLKITVFQGYLFWENIDKNLQNITLRLSGGIREKTDLIILPEMFTTGFTMNAAVLAEPMNGKTMQWMEKTAQQYDCVITGSIIIEEGGKYYNRLIWMRPDGTYEHYDKRHLFALGKEHNTYTAGTKKLFVELNGWKICPVICYDLRFPVWLRNIEENAYDLLIVVANWPERRAAHWRTLIPARAVENQSYIIAVNRVGHDGNEVYHSGDSTCIDPNGKVIYYKRDEEDLYTFSIVADEIEKIRTALPFLKDADDFEINI